Part of the Aquimarina sp. TRL1 genome, CTTAACCTTAATTTCTCACACATTCTACCATCACTTTTTTGTTCCTAAGTCGATCAATTGTATTAATATAGAACCCACTATTTCAAAAATGCACCTCTCCATAGATTTTTTTTACTTCAGATGCTTTACAAAACACCTATTACGCTCTTAAACTATTTATAATCAACGTTATTCTAATAAAACTATCTCTTGAAACACTGTAAACTAAACTAAAGAATGAACATGATCTTTGTTTGATCTTATCTCTAAAAATTGTGTCTCATATCTATCTTGAACATCCAAACAGGTTTTCTTTAAAACACGATCCATTTTTGAATTCCAAGCAATACGTTTATAT contains:
- a CDS encoding transposase; translated protein: MFLIYKRIAWNSKMDRVLKKTCLDVQDRYETQFLEIRSNKDHVHSLV